Proteins found in one Bacteroidales bacterium genomic segment:
- a CDS encoding HAD hydrolase family protein, with product MIIAVDFDGTIVEHKYPRIGKTKLFAFETLKQLQKQGHQLILWTYRAGKELKKAVEFCEKNGIEFYAVNKNCKEEVFDENNISRKIYADIYIDDRNIGGFLGWSKIWEILNKSEETQNIITAEKKMTKTDFSQKIKGLFQKK from the coding sequence ATGATTATTGCAGTTGACTTTGACGGAACAATTGTTGAACACAAATATCCGAGAATCGGAAAAACAAAGCTCTTTGCATTTGAAACACTAAAACAACTTCAAAAGCAAGGGCATCAACTAATTTTATGGACATACAGAGCCGGGAAAGAATTAAAAAAAGCAGTTGAATTTTGTGAAAAAAACGGGATTGAGTTCTATGCTGTTAATAAAAATTGTAAGGAAGAGGTTTTTGATGAAAATAATATAAGCAGAAAAATTTATGCTGATATTTATATTGACGACAGAAACATCGGCGGATTTTTGGGATGGAGTAAAATTTGGGAAATACTAAATAAATCTGAAGAAACTCAAAATATTATTACTGCGGAAAAAAAAATGACTAAAACTGACTTTTCTCAAAAAATTAAAGGTTTATTTCAAAAAAAATAA
- a CDS encoding DnaJ domain-containing protein produces the protein MREYLKKRKERFDSQKSAQIGCLFSLIVFFLLAFLGSFDKEKTDDISDPTIFLIIAILFIIMLGIFLTKIRLRKTETATLQIIISFLKESNLDNNEIKSRIRKIFSMYSLEKIDKHLNTYLLSNLNINETCHVLSNQSVDIKYFLLYSLLDIAANDAILTIDEENFITRIRKGINIHEITYNNIKNNYLKKGLQEERKIIEEQKRKETAKKFSKAFLPYNAYKILGVSPTVTKAQLKKVYRTLAKKYHPDKYHGQNEEVIQQAEDKFQEILEAYEIVLKYKIYN, from the coding sequence ATGAGAGAATATCTAAAAAAAAGAAAAGAGAGATTTGATTCACAAAAAAGTGCCCAAATCGGTTGTTTATTTTCATTAATAGTTTTTTTTCTATTAGCTTTCCTTGGTTCATTTGATAAGGAAAAAACTGATGACATCTCTGATCCTACAATATTTTTAATCATAGCAATATTATTTATTATCATGTTAGGTATTTTTCTAACTAAAATAAGATTAAGGAAAACAGAGACAGCAACACTACAAATAATAATCTCGTTTCTGAAAGAATCTAATTTAGATAATAATGAGATCAAATCAAGAATAAGAAAGATATTCAGCATGTACTCATTAGAAAAAATTGACAAACATTTGAATACTTACCTTTTATCAAATTTAAACATTAATGAAACATGTCATGTTCTATCAAATCAATCAGTTGACATTAAATACTTTTTATTGTATTCTTTATTAGATATAGCAGCAAATGATGCAATTCTTACAATTGATGAAGAAAATTTCATTACAAGAATAAGAAAAGGTATAAATATTCATGAAATAACTTACAATAACATTAAAAATAACTATCTGAAAAAAGGGCTCCAAGAAGAAAGAAAAATAATTGAAGAACAAAAACGAAAAGAAACCGCAAAAAAATTTTCAAAAGCATTTTTACCCTATAATGCCTATAAAATACTGGGAGTTTCACCCACAGTTACAAAAGCACAATTAAAAAAAGTGTACAGAACACTTGCAAAAAAATATCATCCTGATAAATATCACGGTCAAAATGAGGAAGTTATTCAACAGGCGGAAGATAAATTTCAGGAGATTTTGGAGGCTTATGAGATTGTTTTGAAATATAAAATCTATAATTAA
- the purB gene encoding adenylosuccinate lyase produces MDLTELSAISPVDGRYRNITKSLARFFSEFGLIKYRLKVELEYFIALCEIPLPQLEDIDKKVFRKLRNIVEEFSEQDAEKVKQIEKKTNHDVKAVEYFLKEKFDELNLKKYKEFIHFGLTSQDINNTATPMSLQDAFEIEFLPLIKQLTEKLFDLAEQWSDIPMLARTHGQPASPTRLGKEIEVFIERLRKQISHLQIIPFSAKFGGAVGNFNAHHVAYPEIDWVQFANSFVNHVLNLDRSQTTTQIEHYDNIAALFDNLKRINTILIDLARDMWSYISVGYFKQKIKKDEVGSSAMPHKVNPIDFENAEGNLGIANAFYEHLSAKLPISRLQRDLTDSTVLRNIGVPISHSMIAFKSILRGLGKLELNEQAIKDDLQKNYVVVAEAIQTILRRENYPNPYEALKDLTRTNDVINAEVILGFIDGLEVSENIKNELKQITPENYTGI; encoded by the coding sequence ATGGATTTAACAGAATTATCAGCAATTTCTCCTGTTGACGGAAGATACAGAAATATAACAAAATCATTAGCTCGTTTTTTTTCTGAATTTGGTTTAATAAAATATCGCTTAAAAGTTGAACTTGAGTATTTTATCGCATTATGTGAGATACCTTTGCCTCAATTAGAAGATATTGATAAAAAAGTTTTCAGAAAATTGAGAAATATTGTTGAAGAATTCAGCGAACAAGATGCTGAAAAAGTTAAGCAAATTGAGAAAAAAACAAACCACGATGTTAAAGCGGTTGAATATTTCTTAAAAGAAAAATTTGACGAATTAAATTTGAAAAAATACAAAGAGTTTATTCATTTCGGCTTAACTTCGCAAGATATCAATAATACTGCAACACCCATGTCGTTGCAAGATGCTTTTGAAATTGAATTTTTGCCTTTGATTAAACAATTAACAGAGAAATTATTTGATTTGGCAGAACAATGGTCTGATATTCCCATGTTAGCAAGAACGCACGGTCAGCCTGCTTCTCCGACTCGCCTTGGAAAAGAAATTGAGGTGTTTATTGAAAGATTGCGAAAACAAATATCTCATCTTCAAATAATTCCGTTTTCTGCAAAATTCGGTGGTGCTGTCGGTAATTTTAACGCTCATCATGTAGCTTATCCTGAAATTGATTGGGTTCAATTTGCTAATTCATTTGTAAATCATGTCCTTAATTTAGATCGTTCACAAACTACAACTCAAATTGAACATTATGATAATATTGCAGCATTATTTGATAATTTAAAACGTATTAATACAATTCTTATTGATCTTGCAAGAGATATGTGGTCATATATTTCTGTCGGCTATTTCAAACAAAAAATAAAAAAGGATGAAGTAGGCTCTTCAGCTATGCCGCATAAAGTTAATCCGATTGATTTTGAAAATGCAGAAGGGAACCTTGGAATTGCAAATGCTTTTTATGAACATTTATCTGCAAAATTGCCAATTTCAAGATTGCAAAGAGATTTAACAGATTCAACAGTTTTAAGAAATATCGGAGTTCCGATTTCTCATTCAATGATAGCTTTTAAATCAATATTAAGAGGCTTGGGTAAATTGGAATTAAATGAGCAAGCAATAAAAGATGATCTTCAGAAGAATTATGTTGTTGTTGCAGAAGCTATTCAAACGATTTTAAGGCGAGAGAATTATCCTAATCCTTATGAAGCCCTAAAAGATTTGACCAGAACAAATGATGTAATTAATGCCGAAGTCATTTTAGGTTTTATTGACGGATTAGAAGTAAGTGAGAATATTAAAAATGAATTGAAACAAATAACTCCTGAAAATTATACAGGTATATAA
- a CDS encoding DnaJ domain-containing protein gives MTIIGEYKALIGIAFMLSCINLPILIVLFSNLNKVSNHDNYYKFSKTENEITIILFAFLKLKKYDDTKSLTILKEIFDSYSEKLFVLISDYELNLIIKRYSDNAINTEKPCNYIAKKAAKFRLFLLYSLMDIAAFDKIYSVEEETFINNIRQKIRIPVQTFQVIKSTYSKKGMKEERKIIEEQKRKETRKKLSKSFLPYNAYKILGVSPTITKAQLKKVYRTLAKKYHPDKYHGQSDETIQRAEDKFQEILEAYEIIKKYKDFN, from the coding sequence TTGACAATAATTGGTGAATATAAAGCATTAATTGGAATTGCGTTCATGTTATCATGCATTAACTTACCAATACTAATTGTTTTGTTTTCGAATCTAAACAAGGTAAGCAATCATGATAATTATTATAAATTTAGCAAAACTGAAAATGAAATTACAATAATTCTTTTTGCATTTCTTAAATTAAAAAAATATGACGATACTAAGAGTTTAACAATTCTAAAAGAGATATTTGACTCTTATTCCGAAAAACTATTTGTTTTGATTTCTGATTATGAGTTAAATTTAATTATTAAAAGATATTCTGACAACGCAATAAATACTGAAAAACCATGTAACTATATTGCAAAAAAGGCAGCAAAATTCAGATTATTTCTTTTATACAGCTTAATGGATATTGCAGCATTTGATAAGATTTATTCCGTTGAAGAAGAAACTTTTATAAATAATATCAGACAAAAAATCAGAATCCCTGTTCAAACATTCCAAGTAATAAAAAGCACCTATTCAAAAAAAGGGATGAAGGAAGAAAGAAAAATAATTGAAGAACAAAAACGAAAAGAAACAAGAAAAAAACTTTCAAAATCCTTTTTACCCTATAATGCATACAAAATATTGGGAGTTTCACCTACTATTACAAAAGCACAATTAAAAAAAGTGTACAGAACATTGGCAAAAAAATATCACCCTGATAAGTATCACGGGCAAAGTGATGAAACTATTCAACGAGCGGAAGATAAATTTCAGGAGATTTTGGAGGCTTATGAAATTATTAAGAAATATAAAGATTTTAATTAA
- a CDS encoding T9SS type A sorting domain-containing protein: MKINILFSFSLIIFLLTTEATFAQTADAGPDQEVCINQTNMNAVPPPDGFTGAWSIISGFCVIDDITSYNTLVTELLEEDNELRWTITDGETTVNDNVIITNNYPTQAQTADDEEICQNTYTLNANIHGSEESGLWTLELGTGTIADPTDNYTEVTGIGTGTNTFKWTISKGICNSFDIITITNNTIVAVAGDDQVICFDYTSLAADNPSPGSGSWSVVSSSGSPVFSNPNSHITDITELGINTNSLKWETVKGNCTDYDIVIITSNKPTQADAGVDQVSCDDQSNLAGNNPIYGTGEWSVISGAGTFVNINEYNTQVTNINTGSNEYEWEITYNGCSSEDTVEIYYDYFTADAGVDDETCENSYTLDGNDPSPGTGEWRVTGGSGTFADPNQNNTVVTNLISGENTYEWKITHGACEHADYVVITRNNPSVADAGPDRESCGGNVTLAAVSPVVGTGSWSVIFGTGIFADSNLNTTSVSNIGIGSNTYRWTVKYANCSNYDDVIVSNNYVSADAGSDQIVCGTTSVLDGNQPQGGETGTWQILAGTSTVSNINLYNSSVTDLSSGLNKFRWTISKGSCEDYDDIEIINNQYNASASVSGPSDICEDYASILGNSPPSGGSASWSISFGSGNFDNSTDESTVVRNLDIGENIIRWTITKDGCPNYDEITINRNTVYSDAGDDQTVCDINATLYGNTLTGNTTGLWTKVSGSGTIENPTNNVTNVFGLSNGINTFSWTVIGNGCEDSDNVIITNNSFFTFAGSNQQICSSSTNLTASDPFPGYGYWEVVTGTGLFSNPSSHNTIVSGIPDISTNVYKWTAFKNGCSDSDEVTVQNNLVTADAGDNFDVCTNNATLNGNDPTYGIGVWSVQMGGGIIADENLYNSAISGLSLNENIIRWTITNLTCITYDEVTITNNTVTATAGPDQAICENYTQLSGQVPPSGGTGFWEIISGYGDFQDQSLYNTQVNNLASGFNTFRWTVFYNECNSEGDEVTINNKSFTADAGEDQELEDFVTSTFMTATLPVGGSGSWILLAGGGNIISDTDPGTEVTDLPTGINVFQWTVNYNGCSSYDAVNITALDFEADAGTDKTICADYTTMGAVNYNGTPQVWSVIQGSGNFDDPNQHDTWVYNVSEGINIYRWSVTICGVTAYDDVLVFRVNSYAGDDQTVCDNYTTLNGNIPQYSYGLWSLVSGSAVIVEPTAYNSEVINLGLSNNLFKWTIYGTSCSVDDYVNIYNDKITADAGNDQEVYSPYAFMYAVLPQNADAIWSVVSGNGIFEDISDPYTEVTGLYSGNNIFRWTVSNENCNDFDDVLILYHSPNNITDFNQSYIVYPNPVSDFLYIETNDLKNYSLKVYDIFGKLIYSDSEVISNSYKINFSSFRSGTYFINVNDGKKANTIKVVKK; the protein is encoded by the coding sequence ATGAAAATAAATATACTCTTTTCTTTCTCGTTAATAATTTTTCTTCTTACAACTGAAGCAACATTTGCTCAAACTGCAGATGCCGGCCCTGATCAAGAAGTATGTATTAATCAAACAAATATGAATGCTGTACCGCCGCCCGACGGATTTACCGGTGCATGGTCAATAATCAGCGGTTTTTGTGTAATTGATGATATTACTTCATATAATACATTAGTTACAGAACTATTAGAAGAAGATAATGAATTAAGATGGACAATAACTGACGGTGAGACTACTGTTAATGATAATGTAATAATTACAAATAATTATCCTACACAAGCTCAAACAGCAGATGATGAAGAAATATGTCAGAACACATACACACTTAATGCAAATATACACGGATCCGAAGAATCAGGACTTTGGACGCTTGAATTAGGCACAGGAACAATTGCTGACCCAACTGATAACTATACTGAAGTAACAGGAATCGGAACAGGTACTAACACTTTTAAATGGACAATCTCTAAAGGTATTTGCAATTCTTTCGATATTATTACAATTACTAATAACACAATTGTTGCTGTTGCCGGAGATGATCAAGTTATTTGCTTTGATTATACTTCACTTGCTGCTGATAATCCCTCACCGGGTTCAGGTTCATGGTCTGTTGTTTCATCCTCCGGAAGTCCTGTTTTTTCTAATCCAAATTCTCATATTACCGATATTACCGAATTAGGTATAAATACAAATTCTTTAAAATGGGAAACAGTGAAAGGGAATTGCACTGATTACGATATAGTTATAATCACGAGTAATAAACCTACACAAGCAGATGCAGGGGTTGATCAAGTGTCTTGTGATGATCAAAGCAATTTAGCCGGAAATAATCCGATATACGGAACAGGTGAATGGTCTGTTATTTCAGGAGCAGGGACTTTTGTAAATATTAATGAATATAACACTCAAGTAACAAACATCAATACCGGAAGTAATGAATATGAATGGGAAATTACATATAACGGATGTTCATCTGAAGATACTGTAGAAATTTATTACGATTATTTTACGGCAGATGCAGGAGTTGATGATGAAACTTGTGAAAATTCATATACCTTAGATGGAAACGATCCTTCACCCGGAACAGGAGAATGGCGTGTTACAGGAGGTTCCGGTACTTTTGCAGACCCTAATCAAAATAATACTGTTGTAACAAATCTTATATCAGGAGAAAATACTTATGAATGGAAAATTACTCATGGTGCTTGTGAACATGCAGATTATGTTGTAATAACTCGTAATAATCCCTCTGTTGCTGATGCAGGACCTGACAGAGAATCTTGCGGAGGAAACGTAACTCTTGCTGCTGTAAGTCCTGTTGTAGGCACAGGATCATGGTCTGTGATATTCGGAACGGGTATTTTTGCCGACTCAAACTTAAATACAACAAGCGTTTCAAATATTGGAATAGGTTCTAATACATACAGATGGACAGTTAAGTATGCTAATTGTTCAAATTATGATGATGTTATTGTATCAAATAATTATGTTAGTGCAGATGCCGGGTCAGATCAAATTGTTTGTGGTACAACTTCTGTTTTAGACGGAAATCAACCTCAAGGCGGAGAAACAGGAACATGGCAAATATTGGCAGGTACAAGCACTGTTAGCAATATCAATCTATATAATTCTTCCGTAACAGATTTAAGTTCAGGTTTAAATAAATTTAGGTGGACAATTTCAAAAGGTTCTTGTGAAGATTATGATGATATTGAAATTATCAATAATCAATACAATGCTTCAGCTTCTGTAAGCGGACCTTCAGATATTTGTGAAGATTATGCGTCTATTCTCGGAAACTCTCCTCCGTCAGGCGGATCTGCTTCATGGTCAATATCCTTCGGAAGCGGTAATTTTGATAACTCAACTGACGAATCAACTGTAGTAAGAAATTTAGATATTGGTGAAAACATCATAAGATGGACTATTACAAAAGACGGGTGTCCAAATTATGATGAAATAACAATAAACAGAAATACTGTATATTCTGATGCAGGTGATGATCAAACCGTTTGTGATATAAATGCTACTTTATACGGTAACACATTAACAGGTAATACTACAGGACTTTGGACTAAAGTCAGCGGAAGCGGAACAATTGAAAATCCTACTAATAATGTTACTAATGTATTCGGGTTAAGCAACGGAATTAATACCTTCAGTTGGACTGTAATCGGAAATGGTTGTGAAGACAGTGATAATGTCATTATTACAAATAATTCTTTTTTTACATTTGCAGGATCAAATCAACAAATTTGCAGTTCAAGTACAAACCTTACAGCTTCAGATCCTTTTCCGGGTTACGGATATTGGGAAGTTGTTACAGGTACAGGTTTGTTTAGTAATCCCTCAAGCCATAATACTATAGTTAGCGGAATTCCGGATATTTCTACTAATGTTTATAAATGGACAGCCTTCAAAAACGGATGTTCAGATTCAGATGAAGTTACTGTTCAGAATAATTTGGTTACTGCTGATGCAGGTGATAATTTTGATGTTTGTACAAATAATGCAACATTAAACGGTAATGATCCTACATACGGAATCGGTGTTTGGTCTGTTCAGATGGGAGGCGGGATTATTGCTGATGAGAACTTATATAATTCTGCAATATCAGGACTCAGCCTTAATGAAAACATCATAAGGTGGACAATAACGAACCTTACTTGTATTACTTATGATGAAGTTACTATTACAAATAATACCGTAACAGCAACCGCCGGTCCGGATCAAGCAATTTGTGAAAATTATACACAACTCTCCGGACAAGTTCCTCCGTCGGGAGGAACCGGATTTTGGGAAATAATCAGCGGTTACGGAGATTTTCAAGACCAAAGTCTGTACAATACACAAGTAAATAATTTAGCTTCAGGATTTAATACATTCAGATGGACTGTTTTTTATAACGAATGCAACAGCGAAGGTGATGAAGTTACAATAAATAATAAAAGCTTTACTGCAGATGCCGGTGAAGATCAAGAACTTGAAGATTTTGTAACATCTACTTTTATGACTGCAACATTGCCTGTCGGCGGTTCAGGAAGTTGGATATTATTAGCAGGAGGCGGAAACATCATATCAGATACTGATCCCGGTACAGAAGTTACTGATCTTCCGACAGGTATTAATGTTTTCCAATGGACAGTTAATTACAACGGTTGTTCATCATATGATGCCGTAAATATCACAGCACTTGATTTTGAAGCTGATGCAGGAACTGATAAAACAATATGCGCAGATTATACAACAATGGGTGCTGTAAATTACAACGGAACACCTCAGGTTTGGTCAGTTATTCAAGGAAGTGGTAATTTTGACGATCCTAATCAACATGATACATGGGTTTATAATGTATCTGAAGGAATCAATATATACAGGTGGTCTGTTACAATATGCGGAGTAACTGCTTATGATGATGTTTTGGTATTCAGAGTAAATTCTTATGCAGGAGATGATCAAACAGTATGTGATAATTATACAACATTAAACGGAAATATACCTCAATATTCATATGGTCTTTGGTCTTTAGTCAGCGGTTCTGCAGTAATTGTTGAACCTACCGCATATAACAGCGAAGTAATTAATTTAGGTCTGTCAAATAATTTGTTTAAATGGACAATATATGGAACAAGCTGTAGTGTAGATGATTACGTTAATATCTACAATGATAAGATAACAGCAGATGCGGGGAATGATCAAGAAGTTTATAGTCCCTATGCATTCATGTATGCAGTATTGCCGCAGAATGCTGATGCAATTTGGTCAGTGGTAAGCGGTAACGGAATATTTGAAGACATTTCCGATCCTTATACGGAAGTAACAGGTCTTTACAGCGGTAATAACATTTTCAGGTGGACTGTATCAAATGAAAATTGTAATGACTTTGATGATGTTTTAATTCTTTATCATTCCCCAAATAATATTACAGATTTTAATCAATCTTATATTGTGTACCCAAATCCCGTAAGTGATTTTTTATATATTGAAACAAATGATCTTAAAAATTACAGTTTGAAAGTATATGATATTTTCGGCAAACTAATTTATTCAGATTCAGAAGTCATCTCTAACTCATATAAAATTAATTTTTCATCATTCCGGAGCGGAACATATTTTATTAATGTTAATGACGGAAAAAAGGCAAATACTATTAAAGTTGTCAAAAAGTAA
- a CDS encoding DnaJ domain-containing protein — MGSYLNNIKDEFIVKKGFQLGCLVSVVLFFTLFFIISINNYLPGDQTAIAMLLFIIIILSFTAILLKTKQLKIRKTEIEILKIIISFLKKSDLKYDEIKVIVGNIFSIYKKEKIDIYVNLFLSTEINTYISCKILSRKKSEVKYYVLSVLLDLAADDTILTINEEDFITEIRKGLLVHEKTFNYIKNRYIKQGLQEERKIVEEQRRKETRKKLTKAFLPYNAYKILGVSPTITKAQLKKVYRTLAKKYHPDKYYGQSEEVIQKAEDKFQEILEAYEIILKYKKY, encoded by the coding sequence GGAAGTTATTTAAATAATATAAAAGATGAATTTATAGTAAAAAAAGGGTTTCAATTAGGCTGTTTAGTTTCAGTAGTTTTATTTTTTACTTTATTCTTTATAATTTCAATTAATAATTATTTACCGGGAGATCAAACTGCAATAGCTATGCTTTTATTTATAATAATTATTTTGTCATTTACAGCAATATTACTAAAGACCAAACAATTAAAGATTAGAAAAACTGAAATAGAAATATTAAAAATTATAATATCCTTTCTTAAAAAATCTGATTTAAAATATGATGAAATAAAAGTAATTGTCGGAAATATTTTCAGCATTTATAAAAAAGAGAAAATTGACATATATGTTAACTTATTCCTTTCAACAGAAATTAACACATACATTTCATGTAAAATATTATCAAGAAAGAAGTCAGAAGTAAAATATTATGTATTATCTGTATTGTTAGATTTAGCAGCAGATGATACAATACTTACAATAAATGAGGAGGATTTTATTACTGAAATCAGAAAAGGATTATTAGTACATGAAAAAACCTTCAATTACATCAAGAACAGATATATAAAACAAGGCCTACAAGAAGAACGCAAAATAGTTGAAGAACAAAGACGAAAAGAAACAAGGAAAAAACTTACAAAAGCTTTTTTACCGTATAATGCATACAAAATATTGGGAGTTTCACCCACAATTACAAAAGCTCAATTAAAAAAAGTGTACAGAACTCTTGCAAAAAAATATCATCCAGATAAGTATTACGGGCAAAGTGAAGAAGTTATTCAGAAAGCAGAAGATAAGTTTCAGGAAATTTTGGAGGCTTATGAGATTATTTTGAAATATAAAAAATATTAA
- the dinB gene encoding DNA polymerase IV, with protein sequence MTKAQRKIIHIDMDAFFASVEQRDNPELKGKPVVVGGKGARGVIAAASYEARKYGIRSAMPSKIALRKCPHLIFAGSDFKKYKEVSNQIREIFFKYTDLVEPLSLDEAFLDITENKINLPSATLIAKQIKKRIKEKTQLTASAGVSFNKFLAKIASDYNKPDGFYAITPDMAEEFIEKLPIENFFGVGKVTAEKMIRLGIKNGYDLKQKSLNDLIKNFGKQGKFFYNIARAIDKREVNPDHIRKSIGAEKTFAYDIFNIETIYERTEHIAERLIERCEKADTYGKTLTLKVKYSDFKQITRSKTLNLKIKDVNTLMKVSEELFDQVNFTYNPVRLIGLSITNLDNQINEQAFQLSFEFE encoded by the coding sequence ATGACAAAAGCTCAAAGAAAAATAATACATATTGATATGGATGCGTTTTTTGCTTCCGTTGAACAAAGAGACAATCCTGAACTAAAAGGAAAGCCTGTAGTTGTCGGCGGAAAAGGTGCAAGAGGAGTTATTGCAGCTGCAAGCTATGAAGCCAGAAAATACGGCATAAGATCGGCTATGCCTTCGAAAATTGCTTTAAGGAAATGCCCGCATTTGATCTTCGCAGGTTCTGATTTTAAAAAATATAAAGAAGTATCTAATCAAATTCGTGAGATATTTTTTAAATATACTGATTTGGTAGAACCTTTATCTCTTGATGAAGCTTTTTTAGATATTACAGAAAACAAAATCAATTTGCCTTCTGCTACTTTAATTGCCAAACAGATCAAAAAAAGGATCAAAGAAAAAACACAACTAACTGCTTCCGCCGGAGTTTCATTCAATAAGTTTTTGGCAAAAATTGCTTCCGATTATAATAAGCCTGACGGATTTTATGCAATTACACCTGATATGGCAGAAGAATTTATTGAAAAACTTCCTATCGAAAATTTTTTCGGAGTAGGAAAAGTAACAGCAGAAAAAATGATTCGTCTCGGAATCAAAAACGGATATGATCTTAAACAAAAGTCGTTGAATGATTTGATAAAAAATTTCGGAAAGCAAGGTAAGTTTTTTTATAATATTGCACGTGCAATTGACAAAAGAGAAGTTAATCCTGATCATATCCGAAAATCTATAGGTGCTGAAAAAACATTTGCTTATGATATCTTTAATATCGAAACAATATATGAACGAACCGAACATATAGCAGAAAGACTGATTGAAAGATGCGAAAAAGCTGATACCTACGGAAAAACATTAACTCTCAAAGTAAAGTATTCTGATTTTAAACAAATAACAAGAAGTAAAACTCTCAATTTAAAAATAAAAGATGTAAATACATTAATGAAAGTTTCAGAAGAATTATTTGATCAAGTAAACTTTACATACAATCCTGTAAGATTAATCGGACTTTCTATTACAAATTTAGATAACCAAATAAATGAACAAGCCTTTCAATTGAGTTTTGAGTTTGAATAG
- a CDS encoding DUF6150 family protein translates to MKTKRLILLISLFILTAGQFTNAQKVFSCDYKSDADIKVFVCDYKSDADLVVYKCSYKSDASGNDGKWFFVEYKSDADKKIFFVDYKSDADIKIYFSDYKSDACWKNGSKKHLMY, encoded by the coding sequence ATGAAAACAAAAAGACTAATATTACTTATCAGTTTGTTTATTTTAACTGCCGGTCAATTTACAAATGCACAAAAAGTTTTTTCTTGCGACTATAAAAGTGATGCCGATATAAAAGTATTTGTTTGTGATTACAAGAGTGATGCAGACCTCGTTGTTTATAAATGCAGCTATAAGAGTGATGCATCCGGTAATGACGGCAAATGGTTTTTTGTTGAATATAAAAGTGATGCCGATAAAAAGATATTTTTTGTCGATTATAAAAGTGATGCTGATATAAAAATCTACTTCAGTGATTATAAAAGTGATGCCTGCTGGAAGAATGGTTCAAAAAAGCATTTGATGTATTGA